A single window of Micrococcaceae bacterium Sec5.1 DNA harbors:
- a CDS encoding MaoC family dehydratase: MPNLVVDFDTLLTMSGKDLGTTDYREITQQQINLFADATDDQQWIHVDPERAKDGPFGAPIAHGFLTLSLIIPFWGELFDVDGVTTKVNYGLDKVRFTSPVKVGSKVRMNGSIGEVTEVKGGAQIKVNATIEIEGQERPAVVAEFLARFYK, encoded by the coding sequence ATGCCCAATCTCGTCGTCGATTTCGACACCCTGCTCACCATGTCGGGAAAGGATCTCGGCACTACCGATTACCGCGAGATCACCCAGCAGCAGATCAACCTGTTTGCTGACGCCACCGACGATCAGCAGTGGATCCACGTCGATCCTGAGCGCGCCAAGGACGGCCCCTTCGGCGCCCCGATCGCCCACGGATTCCTCACCCTGTCCCTGATCATCCCGTTCTGGGGCGAGCTGTTCGACGTCGACGGCGTCACCACCAAGGTCAACTACGGCCTGGACAAAGTCCGCTTCACTTCACCGGTGAAGGTCGGCTCGAAGGTCCGCATGAACGGCAGCATCGGCGAGGTCACCGAAGTCAAGGGCGGCGCCCAGATCAAAGTCAACGCCACCATCGAGATCGAAGGCCAGGAACGCCCCGCCGTCGTAGCCGAATTCCTGGCCCGCTTCTACAAGTAA
- a CDS encoding MFS transporter, producing the protein MSGHTALATPSTAAKRKEARTVILSSYLGSTIEFYDFLLYATAAAVAFPKVFFAGTDEWVGVVAAYATFAAGYVARPLGGIIFGHFGDRIGRKGMLIVSMAMMGIASTLIGLIPGASIIGPWGAVILVVLRVCQGIAVGGEWGGAALMALEHSDPKRRGFAASFVNAGAPTGAVLGTMVMGIFSALPQDAFLAWGWRVPFLLSFVLLIVGMFVRLRVSESPIFAEAVAKEGAQSTKRKIPLLEVLRRPKALIMIMFAGAAGFGLQVVLPTFSITYAVSKGAPQQGVLYAFAGASAISIVFVLLGGRMSDRFGRRPIMVTGLTLFILYLFPMFGMLSSGNIALIFLAFTVALILHSSLYGPLAAFVSEQFGTTNRYTGAAVGYQLATLIGAGFTPGIVAGLYKDSAQSILPVVVFLSVMSLVSIVFILLTRESKNNDLTSVS; encoded by the coding sequence ATGTCAGGACACACTGCACTCGCCACTCCGAGCACGGCCGCGAAGCGCAAAGAAGCGCGTACGGTCATTTTGTCCAGCTATCTGGGCAGCACCATCGAGTTCTACGACTTCCTGCTGTACGCAACTGCCGCTGCGGTCGCTTTCCCCAAAGTCTTCTTCGCGGGCACTGATGAGTGGGTTGGCGTCGTAGCCGCCTACGCTACTTTCGCCGCCGGCTATGTTGCGCGGCCCCTGGGTGGCATCATCTTCGGCCACTTCGGAGACCGGATCGGCCGGAAGGGAATGCTCATCGTCTCCATGGCGATGATGGGCATCGCCTCTACCCTGATCGGCCTGATCCCTGGCGCGAGCATCATAGGCCCGTGGGGAGCTGTGATCCTGGTGGTCCTGCGCGTGTGCCAAGGTATCGCCGTCGGCGGTGAATGGGGTGGGGCTGCGCTGATGGCGTTGGAACACTCCGACCCCAAGCGGCGCGGTTTCGCAGCATCGTTCGTCAACGCGGGCGCGCCAACAGGGGCGGTACTGGGCACTATGGTCATGGGTATCTTCTCGGCGCTTCCGCAGGATGCGTTCCTGGCATGGGGATGGCGCGTGCCATTCCTGTTGTCCTTCGTGCTGCTAATCGTCGGCATGTTCGTGCGACTGCGGGTCTCCGAGAGCCCCATCTTTGCTGAAGCCGTGGCCAAGGAGGGGGCCCAAAGCACCAAACGCAAGATCCCGTTGCTGGAAGTGCTGCGTCGCCCGAAGGCCCTCATCATGATCATGTTCGCAGGTGCCGCCGGCTTCGGCCTCCAAGTTGTGCTGCCTACCTTCTCGATCACGTATGCAGTCTCCAAGGGCGCACCGCAGCAAGGCGTTCTTTATGCCTTCGCAGGAGCCTCCGCCATCTCCATCGTGTTTGTGCTCCTGGGCGGCAGAATGTCGGACCGCTTCGGGCGCAGGCCAATCATGGTCACAGGGTTGACACTCTTTATCCTCTACCTGTTCCCGATGTTCGGCATGCTCAGCTCCGGCAACATCGCCTTGATCTTCCTGGCTTTTACGGTGGCACTCATTCTGCACTCGTCCCTGTACGGGCCACTTGCAGCATTCGTCTCCGAGCAGTTCGGAACCACCAACAGATACACGGGTGCCGCCGTCGGCTACCAGTTGGCGACCTTGATCGGTGCGGGTTTCACCCCGGGCATCGTGGCTGGCCTTTACAAGGATTCTGCACAGAGCATTCTCCCCGTGGTGGTCTTCCTCTCCGTCATGTCGCTCGTCTCGATTGTGTTCATCCTGCTAACGCGGGAATCTAAGAACAACGACCTCACCTCGGTCAGTTAG
- a CDS encoding DUF72 domain-containing protein: protein MSIRIGTSGWSYDHWENVLYPPGLPTAKRLAHYVARFDTVELNASFYRWPRDTAFKSWHDRLPAGFAMSVKAPRGLTHGKKLYSPEVWVERITRCWHELGDKRAVLLVQLPPDFARDDARLDYFLAALPHWIRVAVEFRHESWDHPDVYGLLERHEAAYCIMSGAHLPCILRATAPFVYVRLHGPDPEHLYGGSYSEEDLRWWADRIREWNGSGKDVYAYFNNDGGGNAVRNADTLRWLLGIG, encoded by the coding sequence ATGAGTATCCGCATCGGTACCTCGGGCTGGAGCTACGACCACTGGGAAAATGTGCTCTACCCGCCGGGCCTGCCCACGGCCAAGCGCCTGGCGCATTACGTGGCGCGTTTTGACACGGTTGAGCTCAACGCAAGTTTTTACCGCTGGCCACGGGACACCGCGTTCAAAAGCTGGCACGATCGCCTGCCTGCTGGATTTGCGATGTCGGTCAAGGCACCCCGCGGTCTCACGCATGGGAAAAAGCTGTACAGCCCTGAGGTGTGGGTGGAACGCATTACCCGCTGCTGGCACGAGCTGGGTGACAAACGAGCCGTGCTGCTTGTCCAGCTTCCTCCTGATTTTGCCCGTGATGATGCCCGCCTCGACTACTTCCTGGCAGCCCTACCCCACTGGATTCGCGTGGCGGTGGAGTTCCGGCACGAAAGCTGGGACCACCCTGACGTATACGGATTACTTGAACGCCACGAGGCCGCCTACTGCATCATGAGCGGTGCCCATCTGCCGTGCATCCTCCGCGCCACCGCGCCGTTCGTTTACGTCCGGCTTCACGGACCAGATCCTGAGCACCTCTATGGCGGCTCGTATTCGGAGGAGGATCTTCGCTGGTGGGCGGATCGGATCCGTGAGTGGAACGGCTCAGGCAAGGACGTGTACGCCTATTTCAACAACGATGGCGGTGGTAACGCCGTGCGCAATGCCGACACTTTGCGATGGCTGCTTGGGATCGGCTGA
- a CDS encoding glycosyltransferase family A protein, producing MSRRSSEHWAWPLDTPDTVAVDVLIPTCNRPAEVAVALAGLAAQSEPSFSVVVSDQSSNTPDWDHPAVAGMVRVLRAQGRPVRLLRHMPRRGLAEHRQFLLEQSTADRCLFLDDDVWLEPGVLERLNHALDELGCGFVGMAPQGLSYLDDRRPEETAAFERWEGPVTAELVRPNTPGFGRWPLHNAANLSHLSADLSLTPGEWVPYRVAWLGGCVLYNKQALLDSGGFTFWPKLPADHAGEDVVAQWQVMERYGGAGILPSGAVHLESPTTVKDRRVEAYDVVLGVRPDA from the coding sequence GTGAGCAGGAGATCATCCGAGCATTGGGCGTGGCCTCTGGACACCCCCGACACGGTGGCTGTGGACGTGCTCATCCCTACCTGCAACCGCCCGGCCGAAGTGGCGGTTGCACTTGCCGGGTTGGCTGCACAATCCGAACCCTCCTTTAGCGTGGTGGTCAGCGACCAATCCTCCAACACTCCGGACTGGGACCATCCTGCCGTCGCTGGAATGGTTCGGGTGCTCCGGGCGCAAGGGCGACCGGTCAGGCTGCTCCGTCATATGCCACGGCGCGGGTTGGCTGAGCATCGGCAGTTTCTACTCGAGCAATCAACAGCGGACCGGTGCCTGTTTCTCGATGATGACGTCTGGCTCGAACCGGGTGTCCTTGAGCGGTTGAACCACGCATTGGATGAACTTGGCTGCGGTTTCGTAGGCATGGCACCGCAGGGGCTCTCGTATCTGGATGACAGGAGACCCGAGGAGACCGCCGCATTTGAGCGATGGGAGGGTCCTGTAACGGCGGAGCTGGTTCGACCGAACACTCCAGGCTTTGGCCGCTGGCCCCTTCATAATGCCGCCAATCTGAGCCATCTCAGCGCCGATCTTTCCCTGACTCCAGGCGAATGGGTGCCCTACAGGGTGGCTTGGCTTGGGGGATGCGTCCTTTACAACAAGCAGGCTCTGCTGGATTCGGGAGGCTTCACATTCTGGCCCAAGCTTCCCGCCGACCACGCTGGCGAGGATGTGGTGGCGCAGTGGCAAGTGATGGAGAGGTACGGGGGCGCAGGAATTCTTCCCTCGGGCGCCGTCCATTTGGAGTCGCCCACCACAGTGAAGGACCGCCGCGTAGAGGCTTACGACGTAGTGCTTGGCGTCCGACCCGACGCATGA
- a CDS encoding long-chain fatty acid--CoA ligase translates to MDNNGVGSWLHRRRAKSGPKTALVSGDRILSYTELADRTDCLANALNERGVVMGDRVAYLGENHSSFVETFFACGLLGAIFVPLNTRLAAPELQFQLQDSGARVLISAGALEAVAAASVEDTAVTHRLVVLPDAGTQAAAVKPPSGVESYDEVLSAAAGTLLDVAVSLDDPAMILYTSGTTGKPKGALLTHGNITWNCFNTVVDMDLSKNDVALMISPLFHVASLDMGLLPMLLKGATVVLETKFDAGRVLKLIGQHKVTTLNGVPTTFQMLCDHPEWSTADLTSLDKLTCGGSAVPQRVLDAYEERGIGFTSCYGMTETAPGATMLPASRSKEKAGSAGLPHFFTDVRIADPMGGLALPGAVGEIQISGPNVINEYWNRPEATADSYSDSLWFRSGDMGFQDDEGFLFVSDRIKDMIISGGENIYPAEVEAVIAELPEVGSVAVIGVADPKWGEVPRAIVTLLEGASLTEEQLRSHLEGRLARYKIPKSVVFVEEMPRTASGKIRKVELKKQFAS, encoded by the coding sequence ATGGACAACAACGGAGTTGGATCCTGGCTGCACCGTCGCCGTGCCAAGTCGGGTCCCAAAACGGCCCTCGTTTCCGGGGATCGCATCCTGAGTTACACGGAGCTCGCCGACCGCACCGATTGCCTCGCCAACGCTCTGAACGAAAGAGGTGTGGTCATGGGCGACAGAGTGGCATACCTCGGTGAGAACCATTCGTCGTTTGTTGAGACCTTCTTCGCTTGCGGGCTGCTGGGTGCGATTTTCGTCCCGCTGAACACCCGCCTCGCCGCCCCTGAGCTGCAGTTCCAACTTCAGGATTCAGGAGCACGGGTCCTGATCAGCGCCGGGGCGCTTGAAGCGGTGGCCGCTGCCTCGGTGGAGGACACTGCGGTGACACACCGGCTTGTAGTGCTGCCCGACGCCGGAACCCAAGCTGCCGCGGTCAAGCCGCCATCCGGCGTCGAAAGTTATGACGAGGTACTTTCAGCGGCAGCCGGGACTCTGCTTGATGTAGCCGTGAGCCTGGACGACCCGGCGATGATCCTCTACACCTCCGGAACCACGGGCAAGCCCAAAGGCGCACTCCTCACGCACGGAAACATCACATGGAACTGTTTCAACACCGTGGTGGACATGGACCTGAGCAAGAACGACGTCGCGCTGATGATTTCACCCCTGTTTCACGTTGCCTCCCTGGATATGGGCCTGCTGCCGATGCTGCTCAAAGGTGCCACAGTGGTGCTCGAAACCAAGTTCGACGCCGGCCGCGTCCTCAAACTGATCGGGCAGCACAAAGTCACCACGCTCAATGGCGTGCCCACCACGTTCCAGATGCTCTGCGACCATCCCGAATGGTCGACGGCGGACCTCACTTCCCTGGACAAGCTCACCTGTGGAGGGTCTGCTGTTCCACAGCGCGTGTTGGACGCGTATGAGGAGCGGGGCATTGGTTTCACGAGTTGCTACGGCATGACCGAGACTGCCCCAGGCGCCACGATGCTCCCAGCCTCGAGGTCCAAGGAGAAAGCCGGTTCCGCAGGCCTGCCGCACTTCTTCACCGACGTCCGGATTGCCGACCCGATGGGTGGGCTCGCTCTTCCCGGTGCAGTGGGGGAGATCCAGATTTCCGGGCCAAATGTCATCAACGAGTATTGGAACAGGCCTGAAGCCACGGCTGATAGTTACTCTGATTCGCTGTGGTTCCGTTCAGGGGACATGGGCTTCCAGGACGACGAAGGCTTCTTGTTCGTCTCGGACCGCATCAAGGACATGATCATTTCCGGGGGCGAGAACATCTATCCGGCCGAAGTGGAAGCCGTGATCGCGGAACTCCCGGAGGTGGGAAGTGTTGCGGTCATTGGGGTCGCCGACCCCAAATGGGGCGAGGTTCCCCGCGCCATCGTGACACTGCTGGAAGGTGCTTCCCTGACCGAGGAGCAGCTGCGCTCGCATCTTGAAGGACGGCTTGCCCGCTACAAGATCCCCAAGTCCGTGGTTTTCGTTGAGGAAATGCCGCGGACTGCCAGCGGGAAGATTCGCAAGGTGGAGCTCAAGAAGCAGTTCGCGTCCTGA
- a CDS encoding MarR family winged helix-turn-helix transcriptional regulator produces MGPQSTNVETPRLAAAKIGNDVGLLLAKLHATGSVLNNRALSDFGLRERSFSVLTLACSGLEPTQRELADFLSLDPSQVVSLVDDLEHRGLVERAQGKQDRRAKIIVSTAEGRRIHTKARAALEVCEQTQLAPLSEEENAQLRALLKKALWG; encoded by the coding sequence ATGGGCCCGCAAAGCACCAACGTCGAAACACCGCGCCTCGCGGCAGCGAAGATTGGGAACGACGTCGGCCTGCTGCTCGCCAAGCTCCACGCCACAGGGTCAGTCCTGAATAACCGTGCGCTCAGCGACTTTGGACTGCGGGAAAGGTCCTTTTCAGTACTGACGCTCGCCTGCAGCGGACTCGAACCGACCCAGCGCGAACTCGCCGATTTCCTCAGCCTTGACCCCAGTCAGGTTGTGAGCCTCGTGGACGATCTGGAGCACCGGGGCCTGGTTGAGCGCGCACAGGGAAAACAAGACAGGCGCGCCAAGATCATCGTCTCCACAGCCGAGGGCCGTCGGATCCACACGAAGGCCCGCGCCGCCCTTGAGGTATGCGAGCAAACCCAGCTCGCCCCGTTAAGCGAAGAGGAGAACGCTCAACTCAGGGCATTGCTGAAGAAGGCTCTGTGGGGCTAG
- a CDS encoding acyl-CoA dehydrogenase family protein, whose amino-acid sequence MTASAVEQRLYSAADWYDAESLLSADERQVLSRLRDFLDIEAKPLLAEYWERGEFPEQLAQPLIDLNLMEPFASPARGIYHGFRIFELARSDASLATWYTAQAGLFRTAIQVGASEEQQREWLPKVIEFSLKGVFSLTEPDHGSDIAGGLSTTARFEAVADGGAGPDGGADDGGYWVLDGVKRWIGGASTADMLCVFARDIADGQIKSFLVDRAAPGVTVEKIHGKTALRMMQNAHITLERVRVPEAMRLQNVNSFKDVAAMLRAMRSDVAWIATGIQAGAFEAALAYVNERQQFGRSLGSFQLIQEKLARMLGNITASISLVIRLTEQQALGMYRDQDSALAKMQTSLMMRETVALAREVVGGNGITLAADVARFHADAEAVYSYEGTHDINALIVGRALTGVSAFTH is encoded by the coding sequence ATGACGGCGAGTGCTGTGGAACAGCGGCTCTACTCCGCAGCGGACTGGTATGACGCCGAGTCACTGTTGTCTGCTGACGAGCGTCAGGTGCTATCCCGGTTGCGGGACTTCCTGGACATCGAGGCCAAGCCCCTGCTGGCTGAGTATTGGGAACGGGGCGAGTTCCCGGAGCAGTTGGCGCAGCCCCTGATCGACCTGAACCTCATGGAACCTTTTGCGTCGCCTGCGCGTGGGATCTACCACGGCTTCCGGATCTTCGAGCTCGCACGTTCGGACGCTTCGTTGGCCACCTGGTACACGGCCCAGGCCGGGCTCTTCCGGACCGCGATCCAAGTGGGTGCCTCTGAGGAGCAGCAGCGCGAATGGCTACCCAAGGTCATCGAATTCTCGCTCAAAGGCGTGTTCTCCCTGACCGAACCGGACCACGGCTCGGACATCGCCGGCGGACTCTCCACTACAGCCCGTTTCGAAGCAGTCGCCGACGGCGGCGCTGGCCCCGATGGCGGAGCTGACGACGGCGGCTATTGGGTTCTGGACGGGGTCAAGCGGTGGATCGGGGGAGCCTCCACAGCTGACATGCTGTGCGTGTTCGCCCGTGACATCGCAGATGGGCAGATCAAGTCGTTCCTCGTGGACCGGGCCGCGCCAGGCGTCACCGTGGAGAAGATCCATGGCAAGACGGCGCTGAGAATGATGCAGAACGCACACATTACCCTCGAACGCGTGCGGGTTCCTGAGGCCATGCGCCTGCAGAACGTGAACTCGTTTAAGGACGTCGCCGCCATGCTCCGGGCTATGCGTTCGGATGTTGCATGGATCGCCACCGGCATCCAAGCTGGAGCGTTCGAAGCAGCTTTGGCCTACGTCAACGAACGTCAACAGTTCGGCCGTTCCCTAGGCTCCTTCCAGCTGATCCAGGAAAAGCTTGCCAGGATGCTGGGCAATATCACGGCGTCCATCTCGCTCGTGATCCGGTTGACCGAACAGCAAGCCCTCGGTATGTACAGGGACCAGGACTCGGCCTTGGCAAAGATGCAGACCAGCCTGATGATGCGCGAAACCGTCGCGTTGGCCCGCGAAGTGGTGGGCGGTAACGGCATCACGCTCGCCGCCGACGTCGCGCGTTTCCACGCCGATGCGGAAGCCGTCTATTCCTACGAGGGCACCCACGATATCAACGCCCTCATCGTCGGCCGCGCCCTTACCGGCGTCAGCGCCTTTACGCACTAA
- a CDS encoding DUF3040 domain-containing protein, translating to MHLNERERRVLQQLERELFIQDPDFARQLETGIPARRPYEPQARHVFGVALGVLLMLLAIPISPSPLGYCGFLLMAWGLVAHHIHKSRYIPG from the coding sequence ATGCATCTAAACGAAAGGGAGCGCAGGGTGCTGCAGCAACTCGAACGGGAACTTTTCATCCAGGACCCGGACTTCGCCCGGCAACTGGAAACAGGAATCCCTGCGCGCCGCCCTTATGAACCCCAGGCCCGCCACGTCTTTGGAGTAGCACTTGGCGTGCTGCTGATGCTGTTGGCCATACCGATTAGTCCGTCCCCCTTGGGATACTGCGGCTTCCTTCTGATGGCGTGGGGCTTAGTGGCCCATCACATTCACAAGTCCCGTTACATCCCCGGCTGA
- a CDS encoding FAD-dependent oxidoreductase, with the protein MEDTYQVIVVGAGFAGVAAAKKLGRKGVRVLLIDSNNYHQFQPLLYQLATSQIGVSAITRPLRSVFRRYKTVKVLTASIASIDAAQRSVTTADGVTLRTEILVIAVGAVPNFFNTPGAEQHAFPLYSVTDATRLGTAITRLLDQADRTSDGLVDVVVVGGGPTGVETAGAMAENVKYMVRKYFSPELAARCRVHLVDLVPRVLNMFSTKSQRYATERLQKVGVQLHMGVGVTEVRSDGVALADGSFVPAQIVVWAGGLKAGDLIASSGLTQGKGGRVDVRPDLTAPDVDGVYVIGDAANITDSTGAKLPQLGSVAQQAGKWAASNILADLTGGSRTPFHYVDKGYMAMVGRGAAVAELGRKRIQLQGLFAFLSWLLVHLALLSGVQQKVRALFSWLNGYLLHSPAQVVVSGPTEKELAGVSRPEVPPATTRPSLEKE; encoded by the coding sequence ATGGAGGACACATACCAAGTCATTGTTGTGGGTGCCGGATTTGCAGGTGTTGCGGCAGCCAAAAAACTAGGCCGGAAGGGCGTCCGCGTCCTGCTGATTGACTCGAATAACTACCATCAGTTCCAACCGCTCCTTTATCAATTGGCTACATCCCAGATTGGGGTTTCAGCCATTACGCGCCCACTGCGCTCCGTTTTCCGCCGCTACAAGACCGTCAAAGTCCTGACTGCGAGCATTGCCTCTATTGATGCTGCGCAACGGTCAGTCACCACAGCCGATGGCGTGACTTTGCGGACGGAGATCCTGGTCATTGCGGTAGGTGCCGTTCCCAATTTCTTCAACACCCCCGGCGCCGAGCAACATGCTTTCCCGCTGTACTCCGTTACGGACGCCACCAGGCTGGGCACCGCCATTACGCGGCTACTTGATCAGGCCGATAGAACTTCGGACGGTCTTGTTGATGTCGTAGTGGTCGGAGGAGGTCCCACCGGCGTGGAAACCGCCGGGGCCATGGCTGAAAACGTGAAGTATATGGTCCGCAAATACTTCTCTCCTGAGCTCGCTGCGCGCTGCCGTGTACACCTGGTGGATTTGGTTCCGAGAGTGTTGAACATGTTTTCCACGAAGTCCCAGCGCTACGCCACCGAACGTCTTCAGAAAGTGGGCGTCCAGTTGCACATGGGGGTGGGCGTTACCGAGGTGCGAAGCGATGGTGTGGCCCTGGCAGATGGAAGCTTCGTCCCCGCGCAGATCGTTGTATGGGCAGGCGGGTTGAAAGCTGGGGATCTCATCGCCAGTTCCGGGCTGACGCAGGGGAAAGGTGGACGTGTGGATGTTCGCCCAGACCTGACTGCCCCGGACGTGGATGGCGTGTACGTGATTGGGGATGCAGCGAACATCACCGATTCCACAGGCGCAAAGTTGCCCCAGCTCGGCTCCGTGGCCCAACAGGCCGGAAAATGGGCAGCCAGCAACATCCTCGCCGACCTTACTGGGGGTAGCCGTACTCCCTTCCACTACGTCGACAAAGGCTATATGGCCATGGTTGGACGTGGTGCTGCTGTGGCAGAACTTGGCCGCAAGCGAATCCAGTTGCAGGGCCTTTTCGCTTTCTTGTCCTGGCTCCTGGTTCACTTGGCCCTGTTGTCCGGGGTACAGCAGAAGGTCCGTGCCCTGTTTTCCTGGCTCAACGGGTACCTCCTGCACAGCCCCGCGCAGGTTGTGGTCAGCGGTCCAACCGAGAAGGAGCTCGCTGGCGTAAGTCGTCCCGAGGTACCTCCGGCCACAACCCGGCCAAGTCTGGAAAAGGAATAG
- a CDS encoding amidohydrolase family protein: MADRYELGIDASTVDAIDMHVHVEVDSCGHGSLPDALTEASAKYFKSEDRTPSLDRIAEVYRELNMAAVVFTVDARTQLKHEPNSIPELIAGAARNNDVLIPFGSVDPRTGEDAITGAKHQAIELGARGFKFHPSLQGFDPSSEQFYPLWETLQELGLPCIFHTGQNGMGAGLPGGYGIKLAFSNPLLLDSVAADFPGLQIIMAHPSVPWQEEANSIATHKSNVFIDLSGWSPKYFPESLVRLSNSVLQDKVLFGTDFPLITPQKWLGAFADLPLKDEVRPKILKGNAVRLLGLGG, translated from the coding sequence ATGGCCGACCGTTACGAACTTGGCATCGACGCATCCACAGTGGATGCGATCGACATGCACGTCCATGTGGAGGTGGACAGTTGTGGGCACGGATCCCTGCCGGACGCGCTGACTGAGGCGTCGGCGAAGTACTTCAAGTCCGAGGATCGGACACCGTCCCTGGACCGGATCGCGGAGGTGTACCGCGAACTGAACATGGCCGCCGTCGTCTTTACGGTCGACGCACGGACCCAGCTCAAGCATGAGCCCAACAGCATCCCGGAACTGATTGCCGGTGCTGCCCGGAACAATGATGTGCTGATTCCGTTCGGCAGCGTGGACCCCCGTACGGGGGAGGACGCGATCACCGGTGCGAAGCATCAGGCCATTGAGCTTGGCGCCCGCGGTTTCAAGTTCCACCCCTCGTTGCAGGGCTTCGATCCGTCCAGTGAACAGTTCTACCCTCTCTGGGAAACGCTCCAGGAACTTGGGCTGCCCTGTATTTTCCATACCGGGCAGAACGGCATGGGCGCGGGGCTCCCCGGCGGGTATGGCATCAAGTTGGCATTCTCGAATCCCCTGCTGCTCGACTCTGTGGCCGCGGACTTCCCAGGCTTGCAGATCATTATGGCCCACCCCTCGGTGCCGTGGCAGGAGGAGGCGAACTCGATTGCGACGCACAAGTCCAACGTGTTCATCGACCTTTCCGGGTGGTCGCCCAAATACTTCCCGGAGTCGCTGGTCCGGCTGTCCAATTCTGTGCTGCAGGACAAGGTGCTGTTCGGAACGGACTTCCCGCTGATCACCCCGCAAAAATGGCTCGGAGCGTTCGCCGACCTGCCACTGAAGGACGAAGTCCGGCCGAAGATCCTCAAGGGCAACGCCGTCCGGCTGCTCGGGCTGGGTGGCTGA
- a CDS encoding GatB/YqeY domain-containing protein, producing MSLKDRLKADVVGHMKAGNKTALTTVRNVLGEITTREKSGKTPVELDDAQVTSLLQKEAAKRRDTARIYTEAGEASRAAAEVAEAEIIEAYLPKPLSREEVEGIVDEAIAALKADGQELSMRSIGAVMKPVTAKVAGRFDGKTVSEIVRGRLS from the coding sequence ATGTCACTGAAAGACCGCCTCAAAGCAGACGTCGTAGGCCACATGAAGGCGGGCAACAAGACAGCGCTCACCACTGTGCGGAACGTCCTGGGTGAGATCACCACCCGGGAGAAGTCGGGCAAAACACCCGTCGAGTTGGACGACGCGCAGGTTACGTCACTGCTTCAAAAGGAAGCTGCCAAGCGTCGGGATACCGCGCGCATCTACACCGAAGCCGGGGAAGCAAGCAGGGCAGCCGCGGAAGTTGCGGAGGCTGAGATCATCGAGGCATACCTCCCCAAGCCACTAAGCCGGGAAGAAGTGGAAGGCATCGTCGACGAAGCCATCGCGGCCTTGAAAGCCGACGGGCAGGAACTCTCAATGCGTTCCATCGGCGCCGTCATGAAGCCGGTCACTGCCAAGGTTGCAGGACGCTTCGACGGCAAGACCGTAAGCGAGATTGTGCGAGGTCGCCTGAGCTAG
- a CDS encoding SDR family NAD(P)-dependent oxidoreductase: MSLNGKVAIVTGSGQGLGLAYARELARQGAAVVVNDVNAGTAAEAVALIEADGGRATAVVVPVGTTDAAKALVAGAVEAFGRLDILVTNAGILRDKSLLKMTDEDFDLVINVHLKGTFTCVREAFAYFKENNVSGRIVTIGSPTGQRGNFGQTNYAAAKAGIVGMVRTWALEMKKAGVTVNSVIPVAATAMTKTVPYFQKAVDAEERGEAMPSFFRHDLGFGTADDVAGLIAFLASDEASGITGQAIGAGGDRLQVWTHPTAASTKYRDGGWSYEALRENAGSLFGADVLQSYGEEFLPLPEELQPEPAAVTA; this comes from the coding sequence ATGAGCTTGAACGGCAAGGTTGCAATCGTCACGGGGAGCGGACAGGGTCTTGGACTCGCTTACGCACGTGAACTCGCCCGCCAGGGTGCCGCCGTCGTGGTCAATGACGTGAACGCCGGGACCGCCGCAGAAGCAGTTGCGCTGATTGAGGCCGACGGCGGCCGGGCCACCGCCGTCGTGGTTCCGGTGGGCACCACGGATGCTGCGAAGGCGCTGGTCGCTGGAGCTGTTGAGGCCTTTGGACGGCTGGACATCCTGGTCACCAACGCTGGCATCCTGCGGGACAAGAGCCTGTTGAAGATGACCGACGAGGACTTCGACCTGGTCATCAACGTCCACTTGAAGGGCACGTTCACGTGCGTGCGTGAGGCGTTCGCGTACTTCAAGGAAAACAACGTTTCGGGCCGCATCGTCACCATTGGTTCGCCCACGGGCCAGCGAGGGAACTTCGGCCAGACCAACTACGCCGCGGCCAAGGCCGGGATCGTGGGCATGGTCCGGACGTGGGCCCTTGAAATGAAAAAGGCGGGAGTCACAGTGAACAGTGTGATCCCGGTGGCTGCCACTGCAATGACGAAGACCGTTCCCTACTTCCAGAAGGCCGTGGACGCCGAGGAACGCGGCGAGGCCATGCCGTCCTTCTTCCGTCACGACCTCGGATTCGGCACCGCCGACGACGTCGCTGGGCTTATTGCCTTCCTCGCCTCGGACGAAGCTTCCGGGATTACCGGGCAGGCGATCGGCGCCGGCGGTGACCGGCTGCAGGTCTGGACGCACCCGACGGCGGCCAGCACCAAATACCGCGACGGCGGTTGGAGCTATGAGGCGCTCCGCGAAAACGCGGGGTCCCTCTTTGGAGCGGACGTCCTGCAGAGCTACGGTGAGGAATTCCTGCCGCTGCCTGAAGAACTCCAGCCCGAGCCTGCGGCTGTAACTGCTTAG